One genomic region from Cellulomonas hominis encodes:
- the rpmE gene encoding 50S ribosomal protein L31, with protein sequence MKTDIHPEYVVTQVTCTCGNTFTTRSTSTSGEIRADVCSACHPFYTGKQKILDTGGRVARFEARYGKRPAN encoded by the coding sequence GTGAAGACTGACATCCACCCCGAGTACGTGGTGACCCAGGTGACCTGCACCTGCGGCAACACGTTCACCACGCGCTCCACCTCGACCTCCGGCGAGATCCGCGCCGACGTCTGCAGCGCCTGCCACCCGTTCTACACGGGCAAGCAGAAGATCCTCGACACCGGTGGCCGCGTGGCCCGGTTCGAGGCGCGCTACGGCAAGCGCCCGGCCAACTAG
- the thrB gene encoding homoserine kinase, with translation MRLGADRARVRVPATSANLGPGFDALGLALALYDDVEVRALGSAEVVVDVVGEGAQDVPSGDDHLVVRALRHALDHVGAPQTGLHLTCRNRIPHGRGLGSSAGAVVAGILAARALVAEPESIDDDVALRLATELEGHPDNAAPALLGGATVAWSDEPSGRVHAARLPVHGSVAPVVVVPGTRLATSHARGVLPATVPHGDAAFQAGRAALLVEALGRRPDLLLPATEDRLHQGYRRPVMAESMALVDALRARGVPAVVSGAGPTVLVLARGVEGAASADPAAPGPTDADDALAAVFGGAMGGWRIVRLAIDTAGAAWRTLP, from the coding sequence GTGCGACTGGGAGCCGACCGGGCGCGGGTGCGCGTCCCGGCGACGAGCGCGAACCTCGGGCCCGGCTTCGACGCGCTCGGCCTCGCGCTGGCGCTGTACGACGACGTCGAGGTGCGCGCCCTCGGGTCCGCCGAGGTCGTCGTCGACGTGGTGGGGGAGGGCGCGCAGGACGTGCCCTCCGGTGACGACCACCTGGTGGTGCGCGCCCTGAGGCACGCGCTCGACCACGTGGGCGCTCCGCAGACCGGCCTGCACCTGACCTGCCGCAACCGCATCCCGCACGGCCGCGGCCTCGGGTCCTCCGCCGGCGCGGTGGTGGCGGGCATCCTCGCCGCCCGGGCGCTGGTCGCCGAGCCCGAGTCGATCGACGACGACGTCGCGCTGCGCCTGGCCACCGAGCTCGAGGGGCACCCCGACAACGCGGCGCCGGCGCTGCTCGGCGGAGCGACCGTCGCGTGGTCCGACGAGCCGTCCGGGAGGGTGCACGCCGCCCGGCTCCCGGTGCACGGGTCCGTCGCGCCCGTGGTCGTCGTCCCCGGCACGCGCCTGGCCACGTCGCACGCCCGCGGCGTCCTGCCCGCGACCGTGCCGCACGGCGACGCCGCGTTCCAGGCGGGCCGGGCCGCCCTGCTGGTGGAGGCGCTCGGCCGGCGGCCCGACCTGCTGCTGCCGGCGACCGAGGACCGGCTGCACCAGGGCTACCGGCGTCCCGTCATGGCGGAGAGCATGGCGCTCGTCGACGCGCTGCGCGCCCGGGGCGTCCCCGCCGTCGTCTCCGGCGCGGGTCCGACCGTCCTGGTGCTCGCGCGCGGCGTCGAGGGTGCGGCGAGCGCCGACCCGGCCGCCCCCGGGCCGACCGACGCGGACGACGCGCTGGCCGCCGTGTTCGGGGGTGCGATGGGCGGCTGGCGCATCGTCCGGCTGGCGATCGACACCGCCGGTGCGGCGTGGCGAACGCTGCCCTGA
- the rho gene encoding transcription termination factor Rho produces the protein MTETIEPAVSTGSGGSARGGAISAMRMPELQALAAELGVTGTSRMRKSDLVDAIQAKRQGGGERPARARRAATRDAGQPAEAPAAVSTAPAAESTAPAAERTAPAAEGTDAPRGQRRRPVRAASADAPAADGAAAGRAVDVLAGLEAALDNRQNAQQPDARDDRAARAADAVGAVTGERRSRRAGRGAGAPTVDVTLPEGPTTGGDRDRQQRQQQPDQRQQAEQRDRAPQQDRGEDDERGGRRRRSRDRYRDRDRTKRGRGPRTGEVGAYEEVELTEDDVLVPVAGILDVLESYAFVRTSGYLPGANDVYLPLGQVRKAGLRRGDAITGAVRAPREGEAQPQQQGGNRPNKANALVRLDTVNGMSPEQARQRPEFSKLTPLYPQDRLRLESDPHQLTPRVIDIVAPIGKGQRGLIVAPPKAGKTIIMQQIANAITANNPEVHLMVVLVDERPEEVTDMERTVKGEVIASTFDRPASDHTMVAELAIERAKRLVELGQDVVVLLDSLTRLSRAYNLAAPASGRILSGGVDASALYPPKRFFGAARNIEHGGSLTILASALVETGSKMDEVIFEEFKGTGNMELRLSRGLADKRIFPAVDVNASGTRREEILISPDELKIIWKLRRVMGALDQQQAIELLLGKLRDTKSNVEFLLQVQKTTPGMGGKSDD, from the coding sequence GTGACAGAAACCATCGAGCCCGCCGTGAGCACCGGCTCCGGCGGCTCCGCCCGTGGCGGTGCCATCTCCGCGATGCGCATGCCCGAGCTGCAGGCCCTCGCCGCGGAGCTCGGCGTGACCGGCACGTCCCGCATGCGCAAGAGCGACCTGGTCGACGCCATCCAGGCGAAGCGCCAGGGCGGCGGCGAGCGGCCCGCCCGCGCCCGCCGCGCCGCCACCCGTGATGCCGGACAGCCCGCCGAGGCGCCGGCCGCCGTGAGCACCGCGCCGGCCGCCGAGAGCACCGCGCCCGCCGCCGAGCGCACCGCGCCGGCCGCCGAGGGCACCGACGCGCCCCGCGGGCAGCGCCGCCGTCCGGTCCGCGCCGCGTCCGCCGACGCCCCGGCCGCCGACGGTGCCGCCGCCGGCCGCGCCGTCGACGTGCTCGCCGGCCTGGAGGCCGCGCTCGACAACCGGCAGAACGCCCAGCAGCCCGACGCCCGGGACGACCGCGCCGCCCGCGCGGCCGACGCCGTGGGCGCGGTCACCGGCGAGCGCCGGTCCCGCCGGGCCGGCCGCGGCGCCGGCGCGCCGACCGTGGACGTCACCCTCCCCGAGGGCCCGACGACCGGCGGCGACCGCGACCGGCAGCAGCGCCAGCAGCAGCCGGACCAGCGTCAGCAGGCCGAGCAGCGCGACCGCGCCCCGCAGCAGGACCGCGGCGAGGACGACGAGCGCGGCGGCCGCCGCCGGCGCTCGCGCGACCGGTACCGCGACCGGGACCGCACCAAGCGCGGCCGCGGCCCGCGCACCGGCGAGGTCGGCGCCTACGAGGAGGTCGAGCTCACCGAGGACGACGTCCTCGTCCCGGTCGCCGGCATCCTCGACGTCCTCGAGTCCTACGCGTTCGTCCGCACCAGCGGCTACCTGCCGGGCGCGAACGACGTGTACCTGCCGCTCGGCCAGGTCCGCAAGGCCGGCCTGCGCCGCGGCGACGCGATCACCGGCGCCGTCCGGGCGCCCCGCGAGGGCGAGGCCCAGCCGCAGCAGCAGGGCGGCAACCGGCCGAACAAGGCCAACGCCCTGGTGCGCCTCGACACGGTGAACGGCATGTCGCCGGAGCAGGCCCGGCAGCGCCCGGAGTTCTCCAAGCTCACGCCGCTGTACCCGCAGGACCGCCTGCGCCTGGAGAGCGACCCGCACCAGCTCACCCCGCGGGTCATCGACATCGTCGCCCCGATCGGCAAGGGCCAGCGCGGCCTCATCGTCGCGCCCCCGAAGGCCGGCAAGACGATCATCATGCAGCAGATCGCCAACGCGATCACCGCGAACAACCCCGAGGTCCACCTCATGGTCGTGCTCGTCGACGAGCGCCCCGAGGAGGTCACGGACATGGAGCGCACCGTGAAGGGCGAGGTCATCGCCTCGACCTTCGACCGCCCCGCGTCGGACCACACGATGGTCGCGGAGCTCGCGATCGAGCGCGCCAAGCGACTGGTCGAGCTCGGCCAGGACGTGGTCGTGCTGCTCGACTCGCTGACCCGCCTGTCGCGCGCGTACAACCTGGCGGCCCCGGCCTCCGGGCGCATCCTCTCCGGCGGCGTGGACGCCTCGGCGCTCTACCCGCCGAAGCGGTTCTTCGGCGCCGCGCGCAACATCGAGCACGGCGGCTCCCTGACGATCCTCGCGTCGGCGCTGGTGGAGACCGGCTCCAAGATGGACGAGGTCATCTTCGAGGAGTTCAAGGGCACCGGGAACATGGAGCTCCGGCTCTCCCGCGGCCTCGCCGACAAGCGCATCTTCCCGGCGGTCGACGTCAACGCGTCGGGCACCCGGCGCGAGGAGATCCTCATCTCCCCGGACGAGCTGAAGATCATCTGGAAGCTCCGCCGCGTGATGGGGGCGCTCGACCAGCAGCAGGCCATCGAGCTGCTGCTCGGCAAGCTCCGCGACACGAAGAGCAACGTGGAGTTCCTGCTCCAGGTCCAGAAGACCACCCCGGGCATGGGCGGCAAGTCCGACGACTGA
- a CDS encoding glycosyltransferase family 4 protein, whose amino-acid sequence MLRIGLVIDDGLDRPDGVQQIVLTLGARLTALGHEVHYLTSTTTRTDLANLHVLSRHVAVRFNGNRLGTPLAAPRAAVRRLLDEVPFDVLHVTMPYSPVLAGRVVSAAHPRTAVVGSFVIYPQDAATRWGIRALGRIERRRLRRFDAISALSEAAQESVQQAYGRRVPIIGAPVELGAAPGAVEGAVARAGGDDRPVRILFLGRLVERKGPRELLAAAAALHRLGTARPWTLTLAGRGPLLDDLRERARAAGIADQVDFPGFVAEEDKNALLAGADVVVLPSTGGESFGISVVEALAHAGGVVLAGDNPGYRTPMAGLEDQLVRPGATGSFARTLAHWVDAPAARRAALPAQRAAASRFEAGEITAQTLALYSEALATRRGTRHS is encoded by the coding sequence ATGCTCCGCATCGGCCTCGTGATCGACGACGGCCTGGACCGTCCCGACGGCGTGCAGCAGATCGTCCTCACGCTCGGCGCCCGCCTCACCGCCCTGGGCCACGAGGTGCACTACCTGACCTCGACGACGACCCGCACGGACCTGGCGAACCTCCACGTGCTGTCCCGCCACGTCGCCGTCCGGTTCAACGGCAACCGCCTCGGGACCCCGCTGGCCGCCCCGCGCGCGGCGGTCCGGCGGCTGCTGGACGAGGTCCCGTTCGACGTCCTGCACGTGACCATGCCGTACAGCCCCGTGCTGGCCGGCCGGGTCGTGTCCGCCGCGCACCCGCGGACCGCGGTCGTCGGGTCGTTCGTCATCTACCCGCAGGACGCCGCCACGCGTTGGGGCATCCGGGCGCTGGGGCGCATCGAGCGGCGGCGGCTGCGGCGGTTCGACGCGATCAGCGCGCTGTCCGAGGCGGCGCAGGAGTCCGTGCAGCAGGCCTACGGGCGGCGGGTGCCGATCATCGGGGCGCCGGTGGAGCTGGGGGCGGCGCCGGGTGCTGTCGAGGGCGCGGTCGCGCGTGCCGGCGGCGACGACCGCCCGGTGCGGATCCTGTTCCTCGGGCGCCTCGTGGAGCGCAAGGGCCCGCGCGAGCTCCTCGCCGCCGCCGCCGCGCTGCACCGCCTCGGGACCGCCCGCCCCTGGACGCTCACGCTCGCCGGGCGCGGACCCCTGCTGGACGACCTGCGCGAGCGCGCCCGCGCCGCCGGCATCGCCGACCAGGTGGACTTCCCCGGCTTCGTGGCGGAGGAGGACAAGAACGCCCTGCTCGCCGGGGCCGACGTCGTCGTTCTGCCGTCCACCGGCGGGGAGAGCTTCGGCATCTCGGTCGTCGAGGCCCTCGCGCACGCCGGGGGCGTCGTGCTCGCCGGCGACAACCCCGGCTACCGCACCCCGATGGCCGGCCTCGAGGACCAGCTCGTGCGGCCCGGCGCGACCGGGTCGTTCGCCCGCACGCTCGCGCACTGGGTCGATGCCCCGGCGGCCCGCCGCGCGGCGCTCCCCGCCCAGCGCGCGGCGGCGTCCCGCTTCGAGGCGGGCGAGATCACGGCCCAGACCCTCGCCCTCTACTCGGAGGCCCTCGCCACCCGCCGCGGCACGCGGCACTCCTGA
- a CDS encoding IS110 family transposase yields the protein MTSLAERVDLVIGVDTHKHTHTAAVVDATTGGTLSELTVSTDPGGYGELLTWVGAIRGGSRVWALEGGGGYGAGLARFLGSAGEQVVELDRPKRAARRHGAKSDSLDAVRAAREALAREHLARIKDDGPRAELAVLMAARRSGVEAATLAQRQLLALVTAAPEELRAVLRGANTTVTVQTAARLRTRSAWDRQTVTTANVLRTLARRVLTLQGEARDHETAIGEIVRSWRPDLLTQPGIGALTAAQVLIAWSHPGRIRSEAAFAMLAGTAPIPASSGMTIRHRLNRSGDRQLNRALHVIALSRARYDQRTRDYIDRRRAQGKTDREIRRCLKRYIARDLFRQLEHGPLPA from the coding sequence GTGACCAGTCTGGCTGAACGCGTCGATCTCGTCATCGGGGTCGACACCCACAAGCACACCCACACCGCCGCGGTCGTGGACGCGACCACTGGCGGCACGCTCAGCGAGTTGACCGTCAGCACCGATCCGGGTGGCTATGGCGAGCTGCTGACCTGGGTCGGCGCGATCCGTGGTGGCTCGCGGGTCTGGGCGTTGGAAGGTGGCGGCGGCTACGGCGCCGGTCTGGCCCGGTTCCTCGGGTCGGCCGGTGAGCAGGTCGTGGAGCTGGACCGCCCGAAGCGAGCCGCCCGACGTCATGGCGCGAAGTCCGACTCCCTGGACGCGGTCCGCGCCGCACGCGAGGCCCTGGCCCGCGAGCACCTCGCGCGGATCAAGGACGACGGTCCTCGCGCCGAGCTCGCCGTTCTCATGGCGGCCCGCCGCTCGGGGGTCGAGGCCGCGACCCTGGCTCAGCGCCAGCTGCTCGCTCTGGTCACCGCGGCGCCAGAGGAGCTGCGCGCCGTGCTGCGCGGGGCGAACACGACCGTGACGGTCCAGACCGCCGCCCGGTTGCGGACCCGATCGGCCTGGGACCGTCAGACGGTGACCACCGCGAACGTCCTGCGGACCCTGGCGCGCCGGGTCCTGACCCTGCAGGGCGAGGCCCGCGACCACGAGACCGCGATCGGTGAGATCGTGCGCTCGTGGCGGCCCGACCTGCTGACCCAGCCCGGGATCGGAGCCCTCACCGCCGCCCAGGTCCTGATCGCCTGGTCCCACCCGGGACGGATCCGCTCCGAGGCCGCGTTCGCGATGCTCGCCGGGACCGCCCCGATCCCCGCGTCCTCAGGCATGACGATCCGGCATCGGCTGAACCGTTCCGGGGACCGCCAGCTCAACCGCGCGCTGCACGTCATCGCCCTGTCTCGCGCCCGCTACGACCAGCGCACCCGCGACTACATCGACCGCCGCCGCGCCCAGGGCAAGACCGACCGCGAGATCCGCCGCTGCCTCAAGCGCTACATCGCCCGCGACCTGTTCCGCCAACTCGAACACGGCCCACTCCCGGCTTGA
- the prmC gene encoding peptide chain release factor N(5)-glutamine methyltransferase, whose protein sequence is MRTLVDGAARVLAEAGVGSPRHDATALAAYALGLPRLDLVLAPPVPEGFTEEFAELVDRRRRREPLQHIVGSTVFRYLTLRVEPGVFVPRPETETVAQVAVDEAARLADGGASPLVVDLCCGAGGIALAVDTEVPGARVVAVDASPAAVGLTRHNHGASGSGTMRVELGDVRDPGLLADLDGTVDVLVSNPPYIPPDAVPVDPEVRDHDPDLALYGGGADGLEVPRAVLAAAARLLAPGGLLVMEHAEVQDAAARAAAEATGAFEGVETRPDLTGRPRMLVARRRAGRPAPGAQVAVGDSQP, encoded by the coding sequence ATGCGCACCCTCGTCGACGGCGCCGCGCGGGTGCTGGCCGAGGCCGGCGTCGGCTCGCCCCGGCACGACGCCACCGCGCTGGCCGCGTACGCGCTCGGGCTGCCGCGCCTGGACCTGGTGCTCGCCCCGCCGGTGCCGGAGGGGTTCACCGAGGAGTTCGCCGAGCTGGTCGACCGGCGTCGTCGCCGCGAGCCCTTGCAGCACATCGTCGGCTCGACGGTGTTCCGCTACCTGACCCTGCGGGTGGAGCCGGGCGTCTTCGTGCCGCGGCCGGAGACCGAGACGGTCGCGCAGGTCGCGGTCGACGAGGCGGCGCGCCTCGCGGACGGGGGAGCGAGCCCGCTGGTCGTCGACCTGTGCTGCGGTGCCGGCGGCATCGCGCTGGCCGTGGACACCGAGGTGCCGGGCGCGCGGGTGGTGGCGGTGGACGCGTCGCCCGCGGCGGTCGGCCTGACCCGGCACAACCACGGGGCCTCGGGCAGCGGCACGATGCGCGTCGAGCTGGGGGACGTCCGCGACCCCGGCCTGCTCGCCGACCTGGACGGCACCGTCGACGTCCTGGTGTCGAACCCGCCGTACATCCCCCCGGACGCCGTGCCGGTGGACCCCGAGGTCCGCGACCACGATCCGGACCTCGCCCTCTACGGCGGCGGGGCGGACGGCCTGGAGGTCCCGCGCGCGGTGCTCGCCGCCGCCGCGCGCCTGCTGGCGCCCGGCGGGCTGCTGGTCATGGAGCACGCGGAGGTCCAGGACGCCGCCGCCCGGGCCGCCGCCGAGGCGACCGGGGCGTTCGAGGGGGTCGAGACCCGGCCGGACCTGACCGGCCGGCCCCGCATGCTGGTGGCCCGGCGGCGCGCCGGACGGCCGGCCCCGGGCGCCCAGGTCGCCGTGGGAGACTCGCAGCCGTGA
- a CDS encoding L-threonylcarbamoyladenylate synthase, protein MTDPTVLDATDPATWGPSLDAAVHTVSRGGLVVLPTDTVYGIGADAFTPPAVAALLAAKGRGRQMPPPVLMPDVRTLDGLAMGVPAAVRDLAEAFWPGGLTVILVAQPSLAWDLGETHGTVALRVPDHPVALALLSRTGPMAVSSANRTGQPSALEVGEAVEQLGDRVQTYLDGGRTPGQVASTIVDATGDELRVVRQGAISLEQLREVAPVVGDPGR, encoded by the coding sequence GTGACCGATCCCACCGTGCTGGACGCGACCGACCCCGCCACCTGGGGGCCGTCCCTCGACGCCGCGGTGCACACCGTGTCGCGCGGCGGCCTCGTGGTGCTGCCCACGGACACCGTGTACGGCATCGGCGCGGACGCGTTCACCCCGCCCGCCGTCGCGGCGCTGCTCGCCGCCAAGGGCCGCGGCCGCCAGATGCCGCCGCCGGTGCTGATGCCGGACGTGCGGACGCTGGACGGCCTGGCGATGGGCGTGCCCGCCGCCGTGCGGGACCTCGCGGAGGCGTTCTGGCCCGGCGGGCTGACCGTCATCCTCGTCGCGCAGCCGTCGCTCGCGTGGGACCTGGGCGAGACGCACGGCACCGTGGCGCTGCGGGTGCCGGACCACCCGGTCGCCCTGGCGCTGCTGTCCCGGACCGGCCCGATGGCGGTGTCGAGCGCGAACCGGACCGGGCAGCCGTCGGCGCTGGAGGTCGGCGAGGCGGTCGAGCAGCTGGGCGACCGGGTGCAGACCTACCTCGACGGCGGCCGGACCCCGGGCCAGGTGGCCTCGACGATCGTGGACGCGACGGGCGACGAGCTGCGGGTGGTGCGCCAGGGCGCGATCAGCCTGGAGCAGCTCCGCGAGGTCGCGCCGGTGGTGGGTGATCCCGGCCGGTGA
- the prfA gene encoding peptide chain release factor 1 yields the protein MTDPFAAARPLLDEHARIEEQLADPAVHADQALARNLGRRYAELGRVAQAHAAWRAAAEDLADARELAEQDEAFAAELPSLTEAEEHAAERLRRVLVPRDPDDARDVILEIKAGEGGEESALFAGDLLRMYLRYAERRGWRTETLESTESDLGGYKDVQVAVKARGAVTDPADGVWASLKYEGGVHRVQRVPVTESQGRIHTSAAGVLVFPEVEDEGEVEVDPNDLRIDVYRSSGPGGQSVNTTDSAVRITHLPTGIVVSMQNEKSQLQNREQAMRVLRARLLAARQEEAAAAASEARRSQVRTVDRSERIRTYNFPENRIADHRTGYKAYNLDAVLDGDLGPVVQSAVDADEAARLAAAGAGAGADGGRHR from the coding sequence ATGACCGACCCGTTCGCCGCGGCGCGGCCGCTGCTCGACGAGCACGCCCGGATCGAGGAGCAGCTCGCCGACCCGGCGGTGCACGCCGACCAGGCCCTGGCCCGGAACCTCGGCCGGCGGTACGCCGAGCTCGGGCGGGTGGCGCAGGCGCACGCGGCGTGGCGGGCGGCGGCCGAGGACCTCGCGGACGCCCGCGAGCTGGCCGAGCAGGACGAGGCGTTCGCGGCCGAGCTGCCGTCGCTGACCGAGGCCGAGGAGCACGCCGCCGAGCGGCTGCGCCGGGTGCTGGTGCCGCGCGACCCGGACGACGCCCGCGACGTCATCCTCGAGATCAAGGCCGGCGAGGGCGGGGAGGAGTCCGCGCTGTTCGCCGGCGACCTGCTGCGGATGTACCTGCGGTACGCGGAGCGCCGCGGCTGGCGGACGGAGACGCTGGAGTCCACCGAGTCCGACCTGGGCGGCTACAAGGACGTGCAGGTCGCGGTGAAGGCCCGCGGCGCGGTCACCGACCCCGCGGACGGCGTGTGGGCGAGCCTGAAGTACGAGGGCGGCGTGCACCGCGTGCAGCGCGTGCCGGTGACGGAGTCGCAGGGCCGGATCCACACCTCCGCGGCGGGCGTGCTCGTGTTCCCGGAGGTCGAGGACGAGGGCGAGGTGGAGGTCGACCCGAACGACCTGCGGATCGACGTGTACCGCTCGTCCGGCCCCGGTGGGCAGTCGGTGAACACCACGGACTCGGCGGTGCGGATCACGCACCTGCCCACCGGCATCGTCGTGTCGATGCAGAACGAGAAGTCGCAGCTGCAGAACCGCGAGCAGGCGATGCGGGTCCTGCGGGCGCGGCTGCTGGCCGCCCGCCAGGAGGAGGCGGCCGCCGCGGCGAGCGAGGCCCGGCGTTCCCAGGTCCGCACGGTGGACCGCTCCGAGCGCATCCGGACCTACAACTTCCCGGAGAACCGGATCGCGGACCACCGCACCGGGTACAAGGCGTACAACCTCGACGCGGTCCTCGACGGCGACCTCGGCCCGGTCGTGCAGTCCGCGGTGGACGCGGACGAGGCGGCGCGGCTGGCGGCGGCCGGTGCCGGTGCCGGCGCGGACGGGGGGCGGCACCGGTGA
- a CDS encoding MraY family glycosyltransferase, whose amino-acid sequence MRAYLLLLLIAAAATYLLTPVARWCALRWGAITAVRTRDVHSIPTPRLGGLAMWGGLLVGLVMASRLPFLDAVFARPEPIIGIAAAATIVCALGVADDIWDLDWMTKLVGQVLAAFVMASQGVQLYQLPIDGVVLGSHRVMLGLTVLVVVVAMNAVNFVDGLDGLAAGLIAIGGAGFFLYSYQLTREASPGDYSSLATLIVALLVGACIGFLPHNFNPARIFMGDSGSMLIGLVIAAAGILVTGQINLAVVNTRESFPAFLPIVLPVAVLLLPLLDMGLAVVRRVGSGKSPFHPDRMHLHHRMLALGHTHRRAVIILYVWTALFTGAAVALVWFSTTAVLIGLGVGVLVALALTLGPLRGRSTPGDPGRPGPAGPPRPGPAPEPSAAGAARHAADAHRHAWHAAPLPAAGAAPGPAAVPPPAALATPLALTDPDPRTDR is encoded by the coding sequence GTGAGGGCGTACCTCCTGCTCCTGCTGATCGCCGCGGCGGCGACGTACCTGCTGACGCCGGTGGCGCGGTGGTGCGCCCTGCGGTGGGGGGCCATCACGGCGGTGCGGACGCGGGACGTGCACTCCATCCCGACGCCGCGGCTGGGCGGCCTGGCCATGTGGGGCGGCCTCCTCGTCGGGCTGGTGATGGCGAGCCGGCTGCCGTTCCTGGACGCGGTGTTCGCGCGGCCCGAGCCGATCATCGGCATCGCGGCCGCCGCGACGATCGTCTGCGCGCTGGGCGTGGCGGACGACATCTGGGACCTGGACTGGATGACCAAGCTCGTCGGGCAGGTGCTCGCGGCGTTCGTCATGGCGTCGCAGGGCGTGCAGCTCTACCAGCTGCCGATCGACGGGGTGGTGCTGGGCTCGCACCGCGTGATGCTCGGGCTGACCGTGCTCGTCGTGGTGGTCGCCATGAACGCGGTGAACTTCGTCGACGGGCTGGACGGCCTGGCGGCGGGCCTGATCGCGATCGGCGGCGCCGGCTTCTTCCTCTACTCCTACCAGCTCACCCGCGAGGCGAGCCCGGGGGACTACTCGAGCCTCGCGACGCTCATCGTGGCGCTGCTGGTGGGCGCCTGCATCGGGTTCCTGCCGCACAACTTCAACCCGGCGCGCATCTTCATGGGCGACTCGGGCTCGATGCTCATCGGCCTGGTGATCGCCGCGGCGGGCATCCTGGTGACCGGGCAGATCAACCTGGCCGTGGTGAACACCCGGGAGTCCTTCCCGGCGTTCCTGCCGATCGTGCTGCCGGTCGCGGTGCTGCTGCTGCCGCTGCTCGACATGGGCCTGGCCGTGGTGCGCCGCGTGGGGTCCGGGAAGTCGCCGTTCCACCCGGACCGGATGCACCTGCACCACCGGATGCTGGCCCTCGGGCACACCCACCGCCGCGCCGTGATCATCCTGTACGTGTGGACGGCGCTCTTCACCGGCGCCGCCGTGGCGCTCGTGTGGTTCTCCACCACCGCGGTGCTCATCGGGCTGGGCGTGGGCGTGCTGGTCGCGCTGGCGCTCACCCTCGGCCCGCTGCGCGGCCGCAGCACCCCGGGCGACCCCGGGCGTCCCGGCCCCGCGGGCCCGCCGCGCCCCGGCCCGGCCCCGGAGCCCTCGGCGGCCGGTGCCGCGCGCCACGCCGCCGACGCGCACCGGCACGCGTGGCACGCCGCGCCGCTCCCCGCCGCGGGCGCCGCCCCGGGTCCGGCCGCGGTGCCGCCGCCGGCCGCGCTGGCCACCCCCCTCGCCCTGACCGACCCCGACCCGAGGACGGACCGATGA